The proteins below are encoded in one region of Nitrosomonas ureae:
- a CDS encoding tyrosine-type recombinase/integrase, translated as MSFTTPSGERVRCSAATEDKTQAQEFHDKLKAESWRVARLGDKPKRTWDEAAYKWLMETQHKASHKQDMKQVAWFQQFFRGQLLSELTREAIAEVGEIKCKETSPSTANRYLATIRAILRRAALDWEWIEKAPFIRLYKEPKRRIRWIAPEQVQILLNELPEHLVDLVKFSLSTGLRKRNVTDLEWSQVDLQRNVAWIHADQAKARKSIHISLNATAMEVLRKQVGKHSLRVFTYQGKPIIQVNTRAWRKALRRAGIEDFRWHDLRHTWASWLTQKGVPLNVIQEMGAWESTEMVKRYAHLAPEQFRKHAKDLCTTARILL; from the coding sequence ATTAGTTTCACCACACCAAGCGGCGAGCGAGTTAGATGCTCTGCTGCTACTGAAGACAAAACCCAGGCGCAAGAATTCCACGATAAGCTGAAAGCGGAATCCTGGCGTGTTGCAAGACTGGGGGATAAGCCAAAGCGGACTTGGGATGAGGCGGCTTATAAATGGCTGATGGAGACGCAACATAAAGCATCACATAAGCAGGACATGAAGCAGGTTGCGTGGTTTCAACAGTTTTTTAGGGGCCAATTACTTTCTGAATTAACTCGGGAAGCAATAGCTGAAGTGGGTGAGATAAAATGCAAAGAAACCTCACCTTCAACAGCTAATCGTTATTTGGCTACAATTCGGGCCATTCTACGAAGAGCGGCTTTAGATTGGGAATGGATTGAGAAAGCACCCTTTATCCGGTTATATAAGGAACCCAAACGGCGGATTCGTTGGATAGCACCTGAGCAAGTACAAATATTACTAAATGAATTACCTGAGCATTTGGTTGATTTGGTAAAGTTTTCACTTTCAACAGGATTGCGCAAACGCAATGTTACTGATTTGGAATGGTCGCAGGTTGATTTGCAGAGAAATGTTGCATGGATTCATGCAGATCAAGCCAAAGCAAGAAAAAGTATTCATATTTCACTGAATGCAACGGCGATGGAAGTTCTGAGAAAGCAGGTTGGCAAACATTCGTTAAGAGTGTTTACTTACCAAGGAAAACCAATTATTCAGGTCAATACCAGGGCATGGCGGAAAGCATTAAGAAGGGCAGGAATAGAAGATTTCCGTTGGCATGATTTGCGCCATACTTGGGCCAGCTGGTTAACTCAAAAAGGTGTACCGTTAAATGTAATTCAAGAAATGGGGGCTTGGGAGTCAACTGAGATGGTGAAACGTTATGCTCATTTGGCGCCCGAACAATTCAGAAAACATGCAAAAGACCTCTGCACAACCGCAAGAATTTTGCTGTAG
- a CDS encoding conjugal transfer protein TraL: protein MAKIHMILQGKGGVGKSFISSTLAQHKFAKGGNPLCIDTDPVNATFYGFKKLNVKQINVMNNDEIDPRKFDDLIELIAKADNDVIIDNGASTFVPMSHYLISNQIPTLLLDMGHELVVHTVITGSQALLDTLNGFVHLIKQFPKEALFVVWLNPYWGEISMNGKQFEEMKAYVDNKARVSAIIRIPHYKPETFGKDLSEILQSKFTFDEALKNSSLPVMVRQRLTIIRRQLFTSIENVAAVLT from the coding sequence ATGGCTAAAATACATATGATTTTGCAAGGAAAGGGCGGAGTAGGCAAATCGTTCATATCATCCACGCTAGCACAACATAAGTTTGCCAAAGGCGGCAATCCATTATGCATTGATACAGATCCGGTTAATGCCACTTTTTATGGATTTAAAAAACTCAATGTTAAGCAGATTAATGTGATGAACAATGATGAGATTGATCCGAGAAAGTTTGATGATCTGATTGAACTCATCGCCAAAGCAGACAATGACGTCATTATTGACAATGGTGCCAGCACCTTTGTACCGATGTCGCATTATCTCATCAGCAACCAGATACCAACCTTGCTTCTGGATATGGGGCATGAATTGGTTGTGCATACTGTCATCACCGGTAGTCAGGCTTTACTGGATACACTCAATGGCTTTGTGCATTTGATTAAACAGTTTCCGAAAGAAGCACTGTTTGTTGTCTGGTTAAATCCCTATTGGGGAGAAATCAGCATGAATGGCAAACAATTTGAGGAAATGAAAGCTTATGTGGATAACAAAGCGCGAGTATCCGCCATTATCCGAATCCCGCACTACAAACCTGAAACTTTTGGCAAGGATTTGAGTGAGATTCTGCAATCTAAATTCACCTTTGATGAAGCGCTGAAGAATAGTTCTTTGCCGGTAATGGTACGCCAAAGATTAACGATTATCCGCAGGCAGCTTTTTACCAGCATTGAAAATGTGGCTGCGGTTTTAACATGA
- a CDS encoding helix-turn-helix domain-containing protein produces the protein MSTAKLDELIERVASEHGIVLSQDDPVLMMHTLNEVLLEQNKEAHAELLSNYQAILEENFNRWCEYSTKKSNAIISASVSNAQLTRDQLLESCIQLIDEKIKSGVDQEAYDLGRISRQAAIINLMASTLILISVVTVFFDFAIANFFDNAMEWRMRTLNLSEAAQFLKLHPEEVRRRAKAGIIPGAKLGKRWAFIEDDLADHIRSLYACTRQALQVGHEEKQLCHSVNVVRRGGLVSPHQAASELDALLLLKTKPRRKNSTIS, from the coding sequence ATGAGTACCGCCAAATTGGATGAGCTCATTGAAAGAGTAGCATCGGAGCATGGCATCGTTCTGTCGCAGGATGATCCGGTACTCATGATGCACACATTGAACGAAGTGTTGCTGGAACAAAATAAAGAAGCTCATGCTGAACTGCTAAGCAATTACCAGGCTATATTGGAAGAAAACTTTAATCGGTGGTGTGAATATTCGACCAAGAAATCCAATGCCATTATCAGTGCATCCGTGAGTAACGCGCAATTAACACGAGACCAGCTCCTGGAAAGCTGTATTCAGCTGATCGATGAGAAGATAAAAAGCGGGGTGGATCAGGAAGCTTATGATCTAGGCAGAATTTCCAGGCAAGCAGCCATCATTAATTTGATGGCATCAACCTTAATCTTGATTTCAGTTGTAACAGTTTTTTTTGATTTTGCTATAGCCAATTTTTTTGACAATGCAATGGAATGGCGCATGAGAACATTAAATTTAAGTGAAGCTGCCCAATTCTTGAAATTGCACCCTGAAGAAGTACGCCGTCGCGCTAAAGCGGGAATTATTCCGGGTGCAAAATTAGGTAAACGGTGGGCATTTATTGAAGATGATCTTGCTGATCACATTCGCTCGTTATATGCTTGCACTCGGCAAGCGTTGCAAGTGGGACATGAGGAGAAACAATTATGTCACTCTGTAAACGTGGTAAGACGTGGTGGATTAGTTTCACCACACCAAGCGGCGAGCGAGTTAGATGCTCTGCTGCTACTGAAGACAAAACCCAGGCGCAAGAATTCCACGATAAGCTGA
- a CDS encoding TraK family protein produces the protein MTKSLSDRIALYADKNKNTGKQFLPAFIALKPEIEQALKDGWTIRQIWNILHQEEKITCSYQWFRTLVNRHIGENRKQHSRIDQGKSAGNGHEGFRFNSATEKEELV, from the coding sequence ATGACTAAATCCTTATCAGATCGAATCGCACTTTATGCGGATAAAAACAAAAACACCGGTAAGCAATTTTTACCGGCGTTCATTGCGTTGAAACCGGAAATTGAGCAAGCACTCAAGGATGGCTGGACGATTCGCCAGATCTGGAACATTTTGCACCAGGAAGAAAAAATTACATGTTCTTATCAATGGTTCAGGACTTTGGTCAATCGACATATTGGTGAGAACAGAAAGCAGCATTCGCGTATTGATCAAGGAAAGTCAGCTGGGAATGGTCATGAAGGATTTCGTTTTAATTCTGCAACTGAAAAAGAGGAGTTGGTCTGA